A window of the Arachis duranensis cultivar V14167 chromosome 5, aradu.V14167.gnm2.J7QH, whole genome shotgun sequence genome harbors these coding sequences:
- the LOC107487510 gene encoding bax inhibitor 1, whose translation MDSFTSFFDSRSRRWNYDTLKNFRQISPVVQNHLKLVYITLCCAVVAAAVGAYLHVLWNIGGFLTSAGCMGTMIWLLSTPPSEEQKRVSLLLASALFQGASIGPLIDLAIEVDPSIIFTAFVATSLAFACFSGAALVARRREYLYLGGLASSGLSILLWLHFASSIFGGSLALFKFELYFGLLVFVGYIVVDTQEIVERAHSGDLDYVKHALTLFTDLAAIFVRILIILVKNSAERNEKKKKRKN comes from the exons ATGGATTCGTTCACTTCGTTCTTCGATTCAAGAAGCCGCCGATGGAACTACGACACTCTCAAGAACTTCCGCCAAATCTCTCCCGTCGTTCAGAATCACCTCAAGCTG GTTTATATCACACTCTGTTGTGCCGTGGTTGCTGCGGCCGTTGGGGCTTACCTGCATGTTCTTTGGAACATTGGCGGTTTTCTTACGTCAGCTGGATGCATGGGAACCATGATCTGGTTGCTCTCAACTCCTCCATCTGAAGAG CAAAAGAGGGTCTCTTTGTTGTTGGCATCAGCCCTGTTTCAGGGAGCCTCCATTGGCCCGTTGATTGATTTGGCCATTGAAGTTGATCCAAG CATCATCTTTACTGCATTTGTGGCAACTTCCTTGGCCTTTGCATGTTTCTCGGGAGCAGCTTTGGTTGCAAGGCGCAGGGAGTATTTGTACCTTGGTGGCCTGGCTTCTTCTGGTTTGTCCATTCTTCTCTGGTTGCACTTTGCGTCTTCTATCTTTGGAGGTTCATTGGCTCTCTTTAAGTTTGAG TTGTATTTCGGGCTTTTGGTGTTTGTCGGCTACATTGTGGTAGACACTCAAGAAATAGTTGAGAGAGCACACTCTGGCGATCTCGATTATGTGAAGCATGCTTTGACCTTGTTCACTGACTTAGCTGCCATCTTTGTCCGAATTCTCATTATCTTG GTGAAGAATTCAGCCGAGAgaaatgagaagaagaagaagagaaaaaactaA
- the LOC110280886 gene encoding pentatricopeptide repeat-containing protein At3g57430, chloroplastic-like: MLLANGGKMDSVSIPSVLIACGREGDLMKGKEVHGYVCKNSEFDVDAPVGNALIDMYGKCGCLNDSEKVFRTMPHMNVVTWTTMISCYGMHGNGEEVRKHSCSSPGYLVEALELLKSMKSLGTGNIWGAFLAGCVMHKDVKIAKITAHHLFQLEPNNTSHYIALCGIYQSHGMLDRIATVRERMRDLDLVKTRSCS, from the exons ATGCTGCTTGCAAATGGGGGGAAGATGGATTCCGTGTCTATTCCTAGCGTTTTGATTGCTTGTGGGAGGGAAGGAGACTTGATGAAAGGCAAAGAAGTTCACGGTTACGTTTGTAAGAACTCTGAGTTTGATGTGGATGCTCCCGTTGGTAATGCCTTAATTGACATGTATGGGAAGTGTGGATGCTTGAATGATTCAGAGAAGGTTTTCAGGACAATGCCCCACATGAACGTGGTTACGTGGACTACCATGATATCATGTTATGGGATGCACGGAAATGGGGAGGAAGTTAGGAAGCACTCTTGCT CCTCTCCTGGGTATCTTGTTGAAGCACTTGAGTTGTTGAAGAGCATGAAATCATTAGGAACAGGAAACATCTGGGGTGCCTTTCTTGCTGGTTGTGTAATGCACAAAGATGTTAAGATTGCAAAGATTACGGCTCATCATCTTTTTCAGTTAGAACCAAATAATACTAGTCACTACATAGCCCTCTGTGGCATCTATCAGTCTCATGGTATGCTTGATCGAATTGCAACAGTTAGAGAAAGAATGAGGGATCTAGATCTGGTTAAAACTCGTAGTTGTAGCTAG